One part of the Acidobacteriota bacterium genome encodes these proteins:
- the galU gene encoding UTP--glucose-1-phosphate uridylyltransferase GalU, giving the protein MARVRKAVFPAAGLGTRFLPVTKAQPKEMLPLVDKPIIQYGVEEAVASGIDNLIIVTGRGKNAIEDHFDVAVELESYLEARHKTDLLAEIREISNLIHVAYVRQGEPLGLGHAVLVTRDLVGPEPFAVVLADDVIDAQPAGLKQMVEVFEKVQGPVLAVERVGWDRVSSYGIVDIESESDGIYKVRDLVEKPQRADAPSDLAIIGRYILTPDIFEELEATAADRSGEIQLTNGLRRLLKKRPIYAYEIKGVRHDTGNKLGYLKAVVYFALQREGLAEPFAEYLRSLKL; this is encoded by the coding sequence AAAGCCCAGCCCAAAGAGATGCTGCCGTTGGTCGACAAGCCCATCATTCAGTACGGCGTTGAAGAAGCCGTGGCCTCAGGCATCGACAACCTCATTATTGTCACGGGTCGCGGCAAGAACGCGATCGAGGATCATTTCGATGTCGCCGTCGAGCTCGAGTCCTACCTGGAAGCTCGACACAAGACCGATCTGCTCGCCGAAATCCGCGAGATCTCAAACCTCATCCATGTCGCCTATGTCCGGCAGGGAGAGCCGCTTGGGCTGGGCCATGCCGTCCTGGTCACGCGCGACCTGGTCGGTCCTGAGCCGTTCGCGGTCGTGCTGGCCGACGATGTGATTGACGCACAGCCGGCGGGACTCAAGCAGATGGTCGAAGTCTTCGAGAAAGTTCAGGGCCCCGTGCTGGCCGTCGAGCGCGTGGGGTGGGACCGTGTCTCGTCCTACGGCATCGTCGACATCGAGAGCGAATCCGACGGGATCTACAAGGTCCGCGACCTGGTGGAAAAACCGCAGCGCGCCGATGCGCCCTCGGACCTCGCCATCATCGGCCGCTACATCCTGACGCCCGACATCTTCGAAGAACTCGAGGCGACAGCCGCGGATCGATCGGGCGAAATCCAGCTCACCAACGGCCTGCGTCGACTCCTGAAGAAGCGCCCGATCTACGCGTACGAGATCAAGGGCGTCCGCCACGATACGGGCAACAAACTCGGTTACCTGAAGGCGGTCGTGTACTTTGCGCTGCAGCGTGAAGGCCTGGCGGAACCGTTTGCCGAGTACCTGCGCTCGCTCAAGCTGTAA
- the rsmI gene encoding 16S rRNA (cytidine(1402)-2'-O)-methyltransferase yields the protein MVLNTAGILYLVATPIGNLEDITLRALRVLRECDLVAAEDTRHTAKLLHHFDIRTPTTSVHEHNEHVKAGALVEKLQQGHCIALVSDAGTPAVSDPGFRLVQAAIAAGIRVEAIPGPSAVLTALVSSGLPTDAFVFVGFPPVRAKARATWLEILRAETRTVVFFEAPHRIVDTLNDALRVIGDRQVAVGRELTKLHEELVRGPISDVLGRLTELRGEFTIVMAGRREVEANVDVTSVNETDVYAEFCRLTESGLGRRAALSGVASKYGLRSRDAYAVIERVRNS from the coding sequence ATGGTTCTCAACACTGCTGGAATCCTCTATCTGGTCGCCACGCCCATTGGCAACCTCGAGGACATCACACTACGTGCATTGCGCGTGCTGCGCGAGTGCGACCTCGTCGCCGCCGAGGACACCCGCCACACCGCAAAACTCCTGCACCACTTCGACATCCGGACGCCCACCACCAGTGTGCACGAACACAACGAACACGTGAAGGCCGGGGCGCTTGTTGAGAAACTTCAACAGGGCCACTGCATCGCCCTGGTATCGGATGCGGGCACGCCCGCAGTTTCGGATCCGGGGTTTCGACTGGTCCAGGCCGCCATTGCGGCCGGGATCCGCGTCGAGGCGATTCCGGGTCCCAGCGCGGTGTTGACAGCCCTTGTGTCATCAGGGCTGCCGACCGATGCCTTCGTCTTCGTGGGTTTTCCGCCAGTCAGGGCCAAAGCTCGCGCGACCTGGTTGGAGATCCTGCGCGCCGAAACCCGCACGGTCGTGTTCTTCGAGGCGCCCCACCGAATCGTGGACACCTTGAACGACGCGCTGCGCGTGATTGGTGATAGGCAGGTGGCGGTTGGTCGCGAGTTGACGAAGCTTCACGAGGAATTGGTCAGAGGACCTATTTCTGACGTGTTGGGTCGTTTGACAGAATTGCGCGGAGAATTCACGATCGTCATGGCTGGACGACGGGAAGTAGAAGCTAATGTCGATGTAACAAGTGTAAATGAAACAGACGTTTACGCAGAATTCTGTCGTTTGACAGAATCTGGGCTGGGGCGGAGAGCCGCTCTTTCAGGTGTCGCATCAAAGTACGGTCTGCGCTCGCGCGATGCCTATGCCGTCATCGAGCGCGTCCGGAATTCTTGA
- a CDS encoding DUF885 domain-containing protein — MIASEPLHQFVDDYLYSLRESNPTAATFDGIHEFDDLLDDFSRTGIDSQTQALAGFARRLASISNDSLTAIERIERPMVAAHIQSKLHDLEQVRGWERNPQIYGEMLGASLAGQALFEYAPAEERARRVLSKLRQTPKLVQAARDNIKEPPGIFVKKGLQTLRGALRFIDVDLPKAFADVDDLGLLSDLADAQTEASDAIKGYVDYLENDLGPKSRASFRLGPERLAKKFRLEEGLELPLGRLLDIGLRELGVVQEEFRRAASKIERGDPVDVWRRVKETRLATDGIVNAAQRQVSALATFIERKDLVSLPSGEPVIAAPTPEFFRWTGASMWTPGPFEPRPTRAYYYLTEADPAWSDEQKAEHYKDLNLPTLWSISIHEVYPGHFLHFQHLRHVESRARKSLLMASCAMVEGWAHYCEHMMIEAGFEKQDPAVHLGQLAESLIRIARLIVAIRLHAEDLSVEQGVRFFRDEAFVEESTARREAERGTFDPGYGVYTLGKLMLLKLREDYKAHVGDTFSLRSFHDTLLRNGVATIPVHRQLLLGEHAGAAIE, encoded by the coding sequence ATGATTGCTTCGGAACCACTGCACCAATTCGTCGACGATTACCTCTACAGCCTGCGCGAGTCGAATCCGACGGCTGCCACCTTTGACGGCATCCACGAGTTCGACGACCTGCTGGACGATTTCAGCCGGACGGGCATCGACTCTCAGACCCAGGCGCTCGCCGGCTTCGCGCGGCGCCTGGCGTCGATCTCCAACGACTCGCTAACGGCCATCGAGCGGATCGAGCGCCCAATGGTGGCGGCACACATCCAGTCGAAGCTGCACGATCTCGAGCAGGTGCGCGGATGGGAGCGAAACCCGCAGATCTACGGCGAGATGCTTGGCGCCAGCCTGGCCGGCCAGGCGCTGTTTGAGTACGCGCCGGCCGAGGAGCGCGCGCGCCGGGTGCTGTCGAAGCTGCGCCAGACACCGAAGCTGGTCCAGGCCGCCCGAGACAACATCAAGGAGCCGCCCGGGATCTTCGTCAAGAAGGGGCTCCAGACGCTGCGCGGCGCGCTGCGCTTCATTGATGTCGATCTCCCAAAGGCGTTCGCGGATGTCGACGACCTCGGCCTGTTGAGCGATCTCGCCGACGCGCAGACCGAAGCGAGCGATGCGATCAAGGGCTACGTCGACTACCTCGAGAACGACCTTGGTCCGAAGTCGCGCGCGTCGTTCCGCCTGGGACCCGAGCGTCTTGCGAAGAAGTTTCGGCTCGAAGAAGGGCTCGAGTTGCCGCTCGGGCGGTTGCTCGACATCGGACTCAGAGAACTCGGCGTGGTCCAGGAGGAATTCCGGCGCGCAGCGTCGAAGATCGAACGTGGCGATCCGGTCGACGTCTGGCGGCGCGTCAAAGAGACACGGCTGGCCACCGACGGCATCGTGAACGCGGCGCAGCGGCAGGTGAGCGCGCTGGCCACGTTCATCGAGCGAAAAGACCTCGTGTCGCTGCCCTCCGGTGAACCCGTCATCGCGGCACCCACCCCCGAGTTCTTCCGGTGGACCGGCGCCAGCATGTGGACTCCCGGGCCGTTCGAACCGCGTCCGACCCGTGCGTACTACTACCTGACAGAGGCGGATCCGGCGTGGTCGGACGAGCAGAAGGCGGAGCACTACAAGGACCTGAATCTCCCGACGCTGTGGTCCATTTCCATCCACGAGGTCTACCCGGGACACTTCCTGCACTTTCAGCACCTGCGCCATGTCGAATCACGGGCGCGCAAGTCGTTGCTGATGGCCTCGTGCGCGATGGTGGAGGGCTGGGCCCACTACTGCGAGCACATGATGATCGAGGCGGGGTTCGAGAAACAGGACCCGGCGGTTCACCTGGGCCAGCTTGCCGAATCGCTCATCCGCATCGCCCGCCTGATTGTCGCGATTCGCCTGCACGCCGAGGACCTGTCGGTGGAGCAGGGCGTCCGGTTCTTCCGAGACGAGGCGTTTGTCGAAGAGAGCACGGCCCGCCGCGAGGCCGAGCGGGGGACATTCGACCCTGGCTACGGCGTGTACACGCTCGGCAAACTCATGCTGCTGAAACTGCGCGAGGACTACAAGGCGCACGTTGGCGACACGTTCTCGTTACGGTCCTTCCACGACACACTGCTGCGCAATGGCGTCGCAACCATTCCCGTGCACCGGCAACTGCTGCTCGGCGAGCATGCAGGGGCGGCTATCGAGTAG